One genomic region from Bacteroidia bacterium encodes:
- a CDS encoding formate C-acetyltransferase/glycerol dehydratase family glycyl radical enzyme, producing MNTPTTVSVNAIARLNKLKEAVTSSPYSVCIERAVLITEYFKMAKSKNKPVIVQKAEALAYLLIHKKVQIYPNELIVGSTTSKRVAGPLYPELHGLPVMEDLFNFSSRKLNPLQISTGEIFKLIKDVAPFWLNKFLAYKAFSGKELFDFVLDQLNPKFYLINETGGIGHLIPDYEGLINQGLNPIIAQAEAAIATLAQDDKRQGFYQAVITICKGVLKMADNYAAEVRTLAETEPDFERKQELLQIAEILAHVPANPARTLHEALQSIWILHTAITLEGLDNGISLGRMDQYLNPFYERDIAAEKIDREKAKELIGCFVIKTAEIIPVFSTKISKSHGGFLSGQALTIGGINQNGQDVTNELSYLFLELMDEIRMRQPNYHARISQNPPQQYLEKIMSNLVKGVNSPAVYNDDLIIKSLQMCGMSQNDAREYSTLGCVELCAAGKTFGSTDAALVNIPICLEMALNEGKLFGKSKLSGCKTPPISTFKNIEDVKNAFKQQLYYIIKKLHKVLEPIEFANRDFHPTPLTSALIQGCMEKGTDVTAGGATYNFSGVQGVGVTDAADSLFIINELVFKTQKYTLTEIVNALSNNFKDQEKLRNLMLAIPKFGNDNPEADAYSKWVADTFYDSFEGLINTRGGKFVAGFYSTTTHYSFGLYTGATANGRLKGTPFTSGIAPTNGMDKKGPTAFFNSINSIDFERAHNGANVNAKFDTATLKGEHGKEILKALLLTYFNNGGMQVQLNVLDTEMLKDAKLNPQKYPWLIVRVSGYSAYFNDLSPEMKDEIIQRSSLTI from the coding sequence ATGAACACACCAACTACCGTTTCCGTAAACGCTATTGCAAGGCTAAACAAATTGAAAGAGGCTGTAACTTCCAGTCCCTATTCTGTTTGTATCGAGCGGGCTGTTTTGATAACTGAATATTTCAAAATGGCTAAAAGTAAAAATAAGCCAGTTATCGTTCAAAAAGCAGAGGCTTTGGCTTATTTGCTGATTCACAAGAAGGTACAGATATATCCCAACGAGCTTATTGTAGGCAGCACCACTTCAAAACGTGTAGCAGGGCCTCTCTATCCGGAACTACACGGCCTACCGGTCATGGAAGACTTATTCAATTTTTCTTCCAGAAAATTAAATCCCTTGCAAATTTCTACCGGTGAAATCTTTAAATTAATCAAAGATGTAGCTCCTTTTTGGTTGAATAAGTTTTTGGCATACAAGGCTTTTTCCGGAAAGGAACTTTTTGACTTTGTGTTAGACCAATTGAATCCTAAATTTTACCTGATTAATGAAACTGGCGGAATCGGGCACTTAATACCGGATTATGAAGGGCTTATCAACCAAGGGTTAAACCCAATCATAGCGCAGGCAGAAGCCGCTATTGCAACTTTAGCCCAAGACGACAAACGGCAAGGATTTTATCAAGCAGTAATAACTATTTGCAAAGGTGTATTGAAAATGGCTGATAATTATGCCGCCGAAGTAAGAACCTTAGCTGAAACAGAACCCGACTTTGAGCGCAAACAAGAATTATTGCAAATAGCAGAAATCTTGGCCCACGTACCAGCAAACCCTGCACGAACCCTACATGAAGCCTTACAATCAATTTGGATTCTTCACACCGCGATTACGCTGGAAGGCTTAGATAACGGAATCAGCTTGGGACGTATGGACCAGTATCTAAACCCATTTTATGAAAGAGACATCGCTGCCGAAAAAATTGACAGAGAAAAAGCCAAAGAACTAATTGGCTGTTTTGTTATCAAAACAGCTGAAATTATTCCTGTTTTTAGCACCAAAATATCCAAAAGCCATGGCGGCTTTTTGAGCGGGCAAGCCCTCACTATCGGAGGAATAAACCAAAACGGGCAGGACGTAACCAATGAATTGTCATATCTGTTCTTAGAACTGATGGATGAAATTAGAATGCGCCAACCTAATTATCATGCCAGAATCTCCCAAAACCCTCCGCAACAATACCTTGAAAAAATCATGTCAAATTTAGTCAAAGGAGTAAATTCTCCGGCTGTCTATAATGATGATTTGATTATCAAGTCTTTACAAATGTGTGGAATGTCCCAAAATGATGCAAGAGAATATTCAACCTTAGGTTGTGTAGAGCTTTGTGCTGCCGGAAAAACCTTTGGTTCTACCGATGCTGCTTTGGTAAACATCCCAATATGCCTTGAGATGGCTTTAAATGAGGGAAAACTCTTTGGAAAATCTAAACTAAGTGGCTGCAAAACACCACCAATTTCTACTTTTAAAAACATCGAAGATGTTAAAAATGCCTTTAAACAGCAACTATACTACATTATCAAGAAATTACATAAAGTATTAGAACCCATAGAGTTTGCTAATCGAGATTTTCATCCTACGCCGCTAACTTCTGCACTCATTCAAGGCTGTATGGAAAAAGGGACAGATGTAACGGCAGGAGGCGCAACCTATAATTTCAGTGGTGTACAAGGTGTTGGCGTTACGGATGCAGCAGATAGCCTATTTATTATCAATGAATTGGTTTTTAAAACCCAAAAATATACACTTACAGAAATCGTTAATGCATTATCCAATAATTTCAAAGACCAAGAAAAACTTCGCAACTTGATGTTAGCTATCCCGAAATTTGGCAATGACAATCCTGAAGCTGATGCTTATAGCAAATGGGTAGCTGATACCTTTTATGATTCTTTTGAAGGCTTGATAAATACTCGGGGAGGGAAATTTGTAGCCGGATTTTATTCTACTACAACGCATTACAGTTTTGGCTTATATACTGGCGCGACAGCTAATGGCCGCCTTAAAGGCACTCCCTTTACTTCCGGAATTGCCCCAACAAACGGCATGGATAAAAAAGGACCCACTGCATTTTTTAACTCTATTAATAGCATAGACTTTGAACGTGCCCATAACGGCGCAAACGTAAATGCTAAATTTGACACCGCAACCCTAAAAGGAGAACACGGAAAAGAAATCCTAAAAGCACTACTGCTAACGTACTTCAATAACGGCGGAATGCAGGTTCAGCTAAATGTTTTGGATACCGAAATGCTCAAAGACGCTAAACTAAATCCACAAAAATATCCTTGGCTGATTGTTCGCGTTTCAGGATACTCTGCCTATTTTAATGATCTTTCTCCAGAAATGAAAGACGAAATTATCCAAAGAAGTTCACTAACAATTTAA
- a CDS encoding glycyl-radical enzyme activating protein: MRPLIFDIQRFSIHDGPGIRTTIFFKGCNLECPWCQNPESISHKPELAYYPANCIGSQDCVKSCPKQALSYEGTLIIDRNICSTCYNCTVSCVTEGVKVVGKEYSIDSVMQEILRDKSYYDTSGGGITFSGGEPTLHIDFIYELLIRCKEHQIHTNIETNGYFSWEKFQKILPMLDLIYFDIKIVNSVQHKQHLSATNDKILQNITNLVQAKAPVKFRLPLIPQYTANPENLNDILTILQKNNITELHLLPYHSMGESKAEKINSSLPKLGFQPFTVNEIQQFRDFFESQEIKTICFR, from the coding sequence ATGCGACCTTTAATTTTTGATATTCAGCGTTTTTCTATCCATGACGGTCCGGGCATCCGAACAACCATCTTTTTTAAAGGCTGTAACTTAGAATGCCCTTGGTGCCAAAACCCTGAGTCTATATCTCATAAGCCCGAACTTGCATATTATCCGGCTAATTGCATCGGAAGTCAAGATTGTGTGAAAAGCTGCCCAAAACAAGCTCTATCCTACGAAGGGACGTTAATTATAGACAGGAATATTTGCAGCACCTGCTACAATTGCACCGTAAGTTGCGTTACCGAAGGTGTGAAAGTCGTTGGTAAAGAGTATAGTATAGATTCTGTGATGCAAGAAATCTTGAGAGATAAAAGTTATTATGATACCTCTGGCGGCGGAATAACTTTTTCCGGTGGCGAACCAACCCTGCACATAGACTTTATCTACGAACTCCTAATCCGCTGTAAAGAACACCAAATTCATACCAATATCGAAACCAATGGTTATTTTTCATGGGAAAAATTTCAAAAAATTTTACCTATGCTTGACTTAATTTATTTTGATATTAAAATTGTCAATTCAGTTCAGCACAAGCAACATTTATCTGCAACCAATGATAAAATTCTACAAAATATAACTAATTTAGTTCAGGCGAAAGCTCCTGTTAAATTTCGATTACCGCTGATTCCGCAATATACGGCCAATCCAGAAAACCTAAATGATATTTTAACTATTTTACAAAAAAATAACATAACTGAATTACACTTACTTCCGTACCATAGTATGGGAGAAAGCAAAGCCGAAAAAATAAACAGCTCTTTACCAAAACTTGGATTTCAACCCTTTACAGTTAATGAAATTCAACAATTTAGAGATTTTTTTGAATCCCAGGAGATAAAAACCATTTGTTTTCGTTAA
- the scpA gene encoding methylmalonyl-CoA mutase, translating into MSFKIPQNIRPEDLVDFDHLEYAAGIAPFLRGPYASMYTQKPWTIRQYAGFSTAEESNIFYRKNLAAGQKGLSVAFDLATHRGYDSDHPRVTGDVGKAGVAIDTVEDMKILFNGIPLNEMSVSMTMNGAVLPIMAFYIVAAEEQGVAQAALSGTIQNDILKEFLVRNTYIYPPNPSMRIITDIFAYTSQEMPKFNSISISGYHIQEAGGTPEIELAYTLADGLEYLRAGIRSGLSIDSFAPRLSFFFGVGMNVFMEIAKLRAARLLWAKIVQTFNPKNEKSLALRTHCQTSGWSLQEHDPFNNVARTALEAMAAAWGGTQSLHTNALDEALALPSDFSARIARNTQIWLQQETGLCEVVDPWGGSYYVEYLTGKITDEAWKLIQEIEEIGGMTKAIETGLPKLRIEEAAARKQARIDAKRDKIIGVNQYHFSEEVTMDLLEVDNQAVLKSQLQKLSAIKSTRNQQEVESTLAALTECARTQNGNLLALSVSAARARATLGEISDALEKVWGRHQATIRAVSGIYSAEYSEEEVLAQCRKLCADFAEMDGRNPRILIAKLGQDGHDRGAKVIATAFADLGFDVDIGALFQTPEEAAKQAVENDVHIVGISSLAAGHKTLVPQLIYALKELGRPDIKVIVGGVIPPKDYEFLYKSGVMGIFGPGTHIAHAAIQILKKIMES; encoded by the coding sequence ATGTCTTTCAAAATACCACAGAATATTCGTCCGGAAGATTTAGTTGATTTTGACCATTTGGAATATGCGGCTGGGATAGCACCGTTTTTACGAGGGCCTTACGCCTCTATGTACACTCAAAAACCGTGGACTATTCGCCAGTATGCCGGCTTTTCTACGGCTGAAGAATCAAATATTTTTTACCGAAAAAACTTAGCTGCCGGCCAAAAAGGGCTTTCCGTTGCCTTTGATTTAGCTACTCATCGCGGCTACGATTCTGACCACCCGCGTGTAACTGGAGATGTAGGAAAAGCCGGCGTAGCCATAGATACCGTAGAAGACATGAAAATACTGTTTAACGGAATCCCACTAAATGAAATGTCCGTTTCCATGACCATGAACGGAGCCGTCCTACCAATCATGGCATTTTATATCGTTGCAGCAGAAGAACAAGGGGTAGCCCAAGCAGCCCTTTCAGGAACTATCCAAAACGACATCTTAAAAGAATTTTTGGTACGAAATACCTACATCTACCCGCCGAATCCGTCTATGCGTATCATAACGGATATTTTTGCCTATACCTCTCAAGAAATGCCCAAGTTTAACTCTATCAGTATTAGTGGCTATCATATTCAAGAAGCAGGTGGAACTCCAGAAATAGAATTAGCTTACACATTAGCTGACGGCTTGGAATACTTGCGTGCCGGTATCCGGTCGGGCTTATCCATAGATTCCTTTGCACCTCGCTTATCTTTCTTTTTTGGTGTGGGAATGAATGTCTTTATGGAGATTGCTAAACTACGTGCTGCCAGACTCTTATGGGCAAAAATTGTTCAGACTTTTAACCCCAAAAATGAAAAATCATTGGCACTTAGAACCCATTGTCAGACTTCCGGCTGGAGTTTGCAAGAACATGACCCGTTTAACAACGTGGCCAGAACTGCCTTAGAAGCGATGGCTGCCGCTTGGGGGGGCACCCAATCGCTACATACTAACGCCTTAGACGAAGCATTGGCACTCCCGTCTGATTTTTCGGCCAGAATTGCTCGAAATACCCAAATTTGGCTACAACAAGAAACAGGACTCTGTGAAGTCGTTGACCCCTGGGGCGGAAGCTATTACGTAGAATATTTAACCGGAAAAATTACCGACGAAGCATGGAAACTAATCCAAGAAATTGAAGAAATCGGCGGTATGACCAAAGCAATTGAAACCGGACTGCCTAAGTTGCGTATAGAAGAAGCCGCCGCCCGAAAACAAGCCCGTATTGATGCCAAAAGAGATAAAATTATCGGCGTTAATCAGTATCATTTTTCGGAAGAAGTAACTATGGATTTATTAGAAGTGGATAATCAAGCGGTTTTAAAAAGCCAACTTCAAAAACTTTCTGCGATAAAAAGTACCCGCAACCAACAAGAAGTAGAATCTACTTTGGCGGCTTTAACGGAATGTGCTCGTACCCAAAATGGCAATTTGCTGGCATTATCAGTATCGGCTGCTCGGGCACGAGCTACGCTGGGAGAAATTTCAGATGCCTTAGAAAAAGTGTGGGGCAGACACCAAGCAACCATTCGGGCAGTATCCGGAATCTATTCAGCAGAATATTCCGAAGAAGAGGTATTGGCACAATGCCGAAAACTATGTGCTGACTTTGCCGAAATGGACGGACGAAACCCCCGAATCTTGATAGCCAAATTAGGCCAAGATGGCCACGACAGAGGCGCAAAAGTAATAGCAACCGCATTCGCAGACTTAGGCTTTGATGTGGACATAGGTGCATTATTCCAAACACCGGAAGAAGCCGCAAAACAAGCCGTTGAAAATGACGTACATATAGTAGGAATATCCAGCTTGGCCGCCGGCCATAAAACCTTAGTCCCGCAATTAATTTATGCCCTAAAAGAATTAGGCAGGCCAGATATTAAAGTCATCGTAGGCGGAGTAATCCCCCCAAAAGATTATGAGTTTCTATACAAAAGTGGCGTAATGGGTATTTTTGGCCCCGGAACCCATATTGCGCATGCAGCTATCCAAATCCTCAAAAAAATTATGGAATCCTGA
- the folP gene encoding dihydropteroate synthase: protein MDLMNCHGRLLDLRVPRIMGVLNITPDSFTDGGKYQTIETCFRQTEKMLSAGAYIIDVGAMSSKPGNNIISPQDEWKRLEAILPKLINYFPEVFFSIDTVHSQTAALAIEAGAHIINDISGFNIDEKMPLLLAQKPVAYVLMHIQGTPQNMQQNPVYEDVVKEVIDYFVQKIAALERHNFFQIILDPGFGFGKTVTHNWELLQKLSTITLLRKPILVGISRKSFINRTLQIQWSESLPANTAIHLFSLMKGARILRAHEVLPAMQAIKIAEELQSLPAYETLD from the coding sequence ATGGACTTAATGAATTGCCACGGACGGCTATTAGATTTGCGCGTTCCGCGGATAATGGGAGTTTTGAACATTACGCCGGATTCCTTTACCGATGGCGGAAAATACCAAACCATAGAAACCTGTTTCAGGCAAACTGAAAAAATGCTTTCAGCAGGTGCTTATATCATTGATGTGGGCGCAATGTCCTCTAAACCAGGTAACAATATTATCTCTCCACAAGACGAATGGAAAAGATTAGAAGCGATTCTACCCAAGTTGATAAACTATTTTCCGGAAGTTTTTTTTTCCATAGACACAGTTCACAGCCAGACTGCAGCCTTAGCCATAGAAGCAGGGGCGCACATTATCAACGATATTTCAGGATTTAATATTGATGAAAAAATGCCGTTACTTTTGGCACAGAAACCCGTTGCCTATGTGTTGATGCACATACAAGGTACTCCCCAAAATATGCAACAAAATCCTGTTTATGAAGATGTTGTAAAAGAGGTTATTGACTATTTTGTTCAAAAAATAGCTGCTTTAGAGCGACATAACTTTTTCCAAATTATATTAGACCCCGGATTTGGTTTCGGTAAAACGGTTACTCATAATTGGGAATTACTTCAAAAATTATCAACTATCACGCTTTTAAGAAAGCCAATTTTAGTTGGTATTTCCAGAAAATCTTTTATTAACAGAACGTTACAAATTCAGTGGTCAGAATCATTACCGGCAAATACTGCCATTCATCTTTTTTCCTTGATGAAAGGCGCGCGAATTCTTCGGGCGCATGAGGTTTTGCCGGCTATGCAAGCAATCAAAATTGCGGAAGAACTGCAATCATTACCGGCTTATGAAACCTTAGATTGA
- the rfaD gene encoding ADP-glyceromanno-heptose 6-epimerase yields the protein MIILTGAAGFIGSCMLAKLNQEGYKDIVLVDDFSNQVKFPNYKDKSYSQIVPRTELFEWLSLQSIPIQVVIHLGARTDTTEKNKAIFDELNLNYSKRLWEYCTEQQIPFVYASSAATYGDGSLGFDDDESRINTLLPLNPYGQSKHDFDCWALSQEQKPYFWAGLKFFNVYGPNEYHKGRMASVIFHAFKQIQEAGYLKLFRSHHPEYADGAQLRDFIYVKDVTDVILFLINTRYQSGIYNLGAGQAQTFLALGEATFAALGLKTNIRFIDIPLDIRDSYQYFTQANMHRLRSIGYHKPFTTLEAGVQDYVQQYLLPQKYW from the coding sequence ATGATTATTCTAACCGGTGCAGCCGGTTTTATAGGAAGCTGTATGTTAGCTAAACTCAATCAAGAAGGCTACAAAGATATTGTTTTGGTTGATGACTTTTCCAATCAAGTGAAGTTTCCTAACTACAAAGATAAAAGCTACTCACAGATAGTGCCACGTACCGAACTCTTTGAATGGCTTAGCCTGCAATCTATTCCAATACAAGTAGTTATTCACTTAGGTGCCCGCACCGATACGACCGAAAAAAACAAAGCTATTTTTGATGAACTGAACCTAAACTATTCTAAAAGACTCTGGGAATACTGCACAGAACAGCAAATTCCGTTTGTTTATGCCTCAAGTGCAGCTACTTATGGGGACGGAAGTTTGGGCTTTGACGATGATGAATCCCGCATAAACACCTTGCTACCGCTAAACCCATACGGCCAAAGTAAACATGATTTCGATTGCTGGGCATTATCCCAAGAGCAAAAACCCTATTTTTGGGCTGGACTTAAATTTTTCAACGTTTATGGCCCCAATGAATACCACAAAGGGCGTATGGCTTCCGTTATTTTCCATGCCTTTAAGCAAATTCAAGAAGCCGGATATTTAAAACTATTTCGCTCCCACCATCCCGAATATGCAGATGGAGCACAATTGAGGGACTTTATCTATGTAAAAGACGTTACAGACGTTATCTTATTTTTGATTAATACCCGCTATCAATCCGGAATATATAACCTTGGGGCAGGGCAAGCACAAACCTTTTTGGCACTCGGAGAAGCTACTTTTGCCGCATTAGGCTTAAAAACAAATATAAGATTCATTGATATTCCCTTAGATATTCGGGATAGCTATCAATACTTTACTCAGGCGAATATGCACCGCTTACGCAGCATTGGTTATCATAAACCATTTACTACCCTTGAAGCGGGAGTTCAGGATTATGTACAGCAATATTTACTTCCCCAAAAATATTGGTAA
- a CDS encoding insulinase family protein — MRSNSSQVVVLPNGVQALWIPAKSKLIHLCVVLRAGVLYETPEQLGISHFLEHMLFKKTTKRSLYHILSAVERVGGDLNAYTTREKLCIHATVPKTHLLQTIDLLADIIQNSTFPQHEIEREKAVIHEEIDLYQDSPDEQVFEDFDALVFPNHPYGNPILGTHDTIKQFDQHLLLDFSQKVIVGENICVGIWGQITQQNFEKLIHEYFSAIKPGNKIQELLPNKPQNTHNKQLKPSTKYQQAYCILGKESYDLSNPKYQGFAALNNYLCGSFMYAKIPYEIREKKALCYSIQGFYTPYLFSGIWGIMFSCDPQKYEKIITLIQKLLREVREQGLSIWKCNEMKKQFFGSMLLGMDSGLHYLTTSCKELLDTGKPILFNEIIQEINKIQPAEFKTIAEEMFDDNYFMQINLPE; from the coding sequence ATGCGTTCAAATTCATCCCAAGTAGTAGTTTTGCCCAACGGCGTTCAGGCGTTGTGGATACCGGCAAAAAGTAAATTGATTCACTTATGTGTGGTGCTACGGGCAGGTGTACTCTACGAAACGCCGGAACAGCTTGGTATTTCGCACTTTTTGGAGCACATGCTATTCAAAAAAACCACCAAAAGAAGTTTATACCATATTTTGAGTGCCGTAGAGCGCGTTGGCGGAGACCTAAACGCCTATACTACCCGCGAAAAACTCTGCATCCATGCTACCGTGCCTAAAACCCATTTACTTCAAACCATTGATTTACTGGCAGATATAATCCAAAACTCTACCTTTCCGCAGCATGAAATAGAACGAGAAAAAGCCGTTATCCATGAAGAAATTGATTTATATCAAGATAGCCCTGATGAGCAGGTCTTTGAAGATTTTGACGCTTTGGTGTTTCCAAACCACCCGTACGGAAACCCCATATTAGGAACCCATGATACTATCAAGCAATTTGACCAACACTTGCTGCTCGATTTTAGCCAAAAAGTAATTGTGGGTGAAAATATCTGCGTTGGAATCTGGGGGCAAATTACCCAACAAAACTTTGAAAAACTTATACATGAATATTTTTCAGCCATAAAACCTGGCAATAAAATACAAGAACTCCTCCCTAATAAACCACAAAATACTCATAATAAACAACTTAAACCATCTACAAAATACCAACAGGCTTATTGTATTTTGGGAAAAGAATCGTACGACCTCAGTAACCCTAAATATCAAGGTTTTGCTGCACTGAATAATTACTTGTGTGGAAGTTTTATGTATGCAAAAATTCCCTATGAAATTCGTGAAAAAAAAGCCCTATGTTACTCTATACAAGGATTTTATACTCCATATTTATTTAGCGGAATCTGGGGAATCATGTTTAGCTGCGACCCACAGAAATATGAAAAGATAATTACCTTAATCCAAAAACTACTACGCGAAGTTCGAGAACAAGGTCTCTCTATCTGGAAATGTAATGAAATGAAAAAACAGTTTTTTGGCAGTATGCTTTTGGGAATGGATAGCGGGCTTCACTACCTCACAACCAGTTGTAAAGAACTATTAGACACCGGAAAACCAATCCTCTTTAACGAAATTATCCAAGAAATCAACAAAATACAACCCGCTGAATTTAAAACTATTGCAGAAGAAATGTTTGATGACAACTACTTTATGCAGATAAATCTACCGGAATAA
- a CDS encoding ABC transporter ATP-binding protein/permease: MKQASESVLKRMLSLFNPYRGLFGTALFLTIILAVLSPLKPYLVKYVIDSILPQKNISAINFWMFIFLGLTVLSAIIQYAQTMLTNFLGQSVMNDLRKRVFQKILSLRLSFYDNTPVGTLQTRTISDIETLNAVFSQGFVTILGELLQLVAMLVVMAYTNWRLTCVVLLILPLLAWATQWFRVNIKAAFEQVRKYVGQLNAFTQEHLSGMAITQLFNREYIELNKFTAINQKHRQGNIQTIWYYSIFFPLIELISALAIALLVWYGTGSVLKNTVTFGELVAFQMYIQLFFRPIRLLADQFNTLQLGTVSAERIFSLLDIHDEISDTGKDNALIGGAIFSTPPSIVFDHVNFAYNSQNQVLHDVSFEVPAGKMIALVGTTGSGKSTIASLIPRFYDLNSGNIYIQGIRHTEIPLDELIRNIGFVQQDATLFSGTILDNITLRDKSIPLEKVQAIATLVGANQFIEQFPNGYFHSISERGHSLSSGQRQLIAFVRVLVYDPKILILDEATSNVDTDSEELIQRAISTLLSGRTAIVIAHRLSTIRQADKIIALRSGKIVESGSHAELIKFNGYYKRLYELQFQQIQA, translated from the coding sequence ATGAAACAAGCGTCAGAGTCTGTTTTAAAACGAATGTTAAGCCTCTTTAATCCTTACAGGGGGCTATTCGGAACGGCTCTATTCCTTACCATTATTCTGGCAGTATTATCACCCTTAAAGCCATACTTAGTTAAGTATGTGATAGATAGTATTTTGCCGCAAAAAAATATATCCGCTATTAATTTTTGGATGTTTATTTTTTTAGGATTAACGGTTCTTTCTGCAATTATTCAGTATGCTCAAACTATGCTGACAAACTTTTTGGGGCAATCTGTTATGAATGATTTACGTAAACGGGTTTTTCAGAAGATTCTTTCATTACGGCTCAGTTTTTATGATAATACTCCCGTTGGCACACTGCAAACGCGAACTATTTCGGATATAGAGACTCTCAATGCTGTTTTTAGCCAAGGGTTTGTAACTATTTTGGGAGAGTTATTACAGTTAGTCGCTATGCTGGTTGTGATGGCTTACACCAATTGGCGTTTAACCTGTGTAGTATTGCTTATATTACCACTATTAGCTTGGGCTACGCAATGGTTTCGAGTTAATATAAAAGCCGCCTTTGAGCAGGTACGTAAATATGTTGGCCAACTGAATGCTTTTACCCAAGAACATCTTTCTGGCATGGCCATTACGCAACTATTTAATAGAGAATATATTGAACTGAATAAATTTACAGCAATTAATCAAAAACATCGTCAAGGAAATATCCAAACGATTTGGTATTACAGTATTTTTTTTCCCCTTATAGAGCTTATTTCGGCCTTAGCAATTGCGCTATTGGTATGGTATGGCACAGGGTCGGTGCTAAAAAACACGGTAACTTTTGGGGAACTTGTAGCTTTCCAGATGTATATCCAGTTATTTTTTCGCCCGATTCGGCTGTTAGCAGATCAGTTTAATACATTACAATTAGGAACAGTCAGTGCCGAAAGAATATTTTCCTTATTAGATATTCACGATGAGATTTCTGATACCGGAAAGGATAATGCACTTATTGGGGGTGCTATTTTTTCAACCCCGCCGTCTATTGTTTTTGACCACGTTAATTTTGCCTACAATAGCCAAAACCAAGTGTTGCATGATGTTTCATTTGAAGTTCCAGCCGGAAAAATGATAGCACTTGTGGGCACTACAGGCTCAGGAAAATCAACTATTGCGTCGCTTATTCCGCGATTCTATGACCTAAATTCCGGGAATATTTATATTCAAGGTATCCGGCATACGGAAATTCCGTTAGATGAGTTAATCCGAAATATCGGTTTTGTGCAGCAGGATGCCACCCTGTTTTCGGGCACTATTTTAGATAATATCACCCTTCGGGACAAATCCATTCCTTTAGAAAAAGTTCAAGCGATAGCAACGTTAGTAGGTGCAAATCAGTTTATTGAGCAGTTTCCCAATGGATATTTTCATTCTATTTCGGAACGTGGGCACTCTTTATCGAGTGGGCAGCGCCAGTTGATAGCCTTTGTGCGTGTGTTGGTATATGATCCCAAAATACTCATCTTAGATGAAGCTACTTCAAATGTAGATACTGATTCTGAAGAACTTATACAACGAGCAATCAGCACTTTATTATCTGGGCGAACTGCTATTGTGATTGCACACCGGTTATCTACGATTCGCCAAGCGGATAAAATTATTGCTTTACGCAGCGGAAAAATCGTGGAATCCGGTAGCCATGCCGAACTTATTAAATTCAACGGCTACTATAAACGTTTATATGAATTGCAATTCCAGCAAATACAAGCCTAA